Proteins co-encoded in one Vibrio aquimaris genomic window:
- the arcA gene encoding arginine deiminase has protein sequence MNNLYVGSEIGQLRRVLVHRPKRALTHLTPSNCHDLLFDDVLAVERAGEEHDVFTATLSEQNVEVLFLTDLLSETLQVSEAKDWLLSHQVSEYRLGQTFASDVRCYLRDLPNIELAKILTGGLSYAEMPVQSSSMMQGLHQPIDFILEPLPNHLFTRDTSCWVYGGVSINPMAKTARQRETNHLRAIYRWHPTFAQQGFIKYLGDKEIQYDNSTIEGGDVLVIGKGAVLIGMSERTTPQGVEHLASQLFKHSQAKQVIAMELPKHRSCMHLDTVMTHMREDTFSIYPEVMRSDIQCWKLTGDESGKVNVKQENSFVHAIEKALGIGQINLITTGGDNFNAEREQWNDANNVLTVKPGVVIGYQSNTYTNEKYDKAGITVLPIPGDELGRGRGGARCMSCPIERDGI, from the coding sequence ATGAATAACTTGTACGTTGGTTCCGAAATTGGTCAGTTGCGTCGCGTTCTCGTTCACCGCCCCAAACGCGCGTTAACCCACCTAACCCCTTCAAACTGCCATGATTTACTGTTTGATGATGTGCTTGCAGTTGAGCGGGCTGGCGAAGAACACGATGTGTTTACCGCAACTTTATCTGAGCAAAATGTTGAAGTACTGTTTCTAACCGACTTGCTGTCTGAAACGCTCCAAGTGTCAGAAGCAAAAGATTGGCTACTCTCGCATCAGGTATCAGAGTACCGACTAGGACAGACATTTGCTAGCGATGTTCGTTGCTACCTAAGAGATTTGCCCAACATAGAACTGGCTAAAATACTCACAGGTGGCTTGTCTTATGCTGAAATGCCAGTTCAATCTTCTTCCATGATGCAAGGCCTTCACCAACCGATAGACTTTATCCTTGAACCACTTCCCAATCACTTATTTACCCGAGATACCTCCTGCTGGGTATATGGCGGCGTGTCGATAAACCCAATGGCCAAAACCGCACGCCAACGAGAGACGAACCATCTCAGAGCAATATACCGCTGGCATCCGACATTTGCTCAGCAAGGTTTCATCAAATACCTCGGCGATAAAGAAATCCAGTATGACAATTCGACCATAGAAGGTGGGGATGTTTTAGTGATTGGTAAAGGCGCGGTTTTGATCGGAATGTCTGAACGTACAACGCCTCAAGGCGTCGAGCATTTAGCTTCGCAGCTTTTCAAACACAGTCAAGCCAAACAAGTCATTGCGATGGAGTTACCCAAGCATCGCTCTTGCATGCACCTTGATACTGTCATGACCCATATGCGCGAAGATACTTTTTCAATCTATCCAGAAGTGATGCGCAGTGATATCCAATGCTGGAAATTAACTGGCGATGAGTCAGGCAAGGTCAATGTAAAACAAGAAAACAGCTTTGTTCATGCGATAGAAAAAGCACTTGGTATTGGTCAGATTAACCTCATCACAACAGGGGGGGACAACTTCAATGCAGAACGAGAGCAGTGGAATGATGCCAATAATGTTCTGACTGTAAAACCTGGGGTTGTGATTGGCTACCAAAGCAACACCTATACCAATGAAAAATACGACAAAGCAGGTATTACCGTGTTGCCTATCCCCGGTGACGAGCTTGGGCGAGGTCGCGGAGGCGCTCGTTGTATGAGTTGTCCTATTGAGCGTGACGGCATTTAA
- a CDS encoding ExeM/NucH family extracellular endonuclease: MKQKLTPTLLAAVVASVLSTPAMSEIIISQYVEGSNNNKAIEIANTGEVSVELDGYSLAKSINGGGDWDSKLSLDGKVIQAKSVLVIGHTQSNEDIKNLSDFLDNDVLGFNGNDPVALLKGNDVHDVIGDMGGNDFAKDVTLTRSQDDFSPSSHYQASNWLESDKNDIQGLGELNGGQAPEPFACEQDGHEPVFTSIQEIQGEGSRSPLLNNGAFISDDEVYVKGIVSAVTSSLTKGFYLQALNDDGNPKTSEGLFVETNQSQSELKPGDLVCVKGKVQENYQQTQLKAGKNAWVKQGEHTPPVATEIDILADDASFEQSLERYEGMLVKTSANLDMRVTRTFGYDYAASRNNMVLAQGGINMHPNQAFAAGSDKAKQQSKDNSERRLFIESDHKAPNGVIPYYPEFGVTDADQNGSTEDYIRIGDTIVGLEGVLSYSYGDYRLITTNTLSKDNFIRRYPRTQQPEVKEKGDLRIATFNVLNYFNSPFGGDTNPNGGNRGAKTYPEFEIQQAKIVNAILRLDADIIGLMEIENNGLGENGAIGQLVEQLNQQIDNKKDRYKFVALDTNGDGIKDKNDYIGTDAITTGVLYRFKSVELQSSRVIEMPSQQAPEVLDDDGKVIEDGKNYQRNTLAPTFRIKSKDQKQDAEERITVAVNHFKSKGSKCWEDAAPIDEGGQGGKDVDQQGSCENFRVAAAVALGEALEDIPGHKVILGDLNAYGKEDPMLVLTDYSQKQYGKVIKAARNTYIGGVEQFGDQGEVIHHSYGYINAVAAKHPNNWSFSYNDEVGALDHILISPSLEKYVVDATEWHINGGESTLFEYSDRYTGDLPKYTDHFRSSDHDPAVLELKMAGSFGLGAIVSLFGLALWRRRK; encoded by the coding sequence ATGAAACAAAAACTCACTCCAACTTTACTTGCAGCAGTGGTCGCAAGTGTTCTCTCTACGCCAGCAATGTCTGAGATCATTATTTCTCAATACGTCGAAGGTAGCAATAATAATAAAGCCATTGAAATTGCCAATACTGGCGAAGTTTCGGTAGAGCTTGATGGTTACAGTTTGGCTAAATCAATCAATGGTGGTGGCGATTGGGATAGCAAGCTGTCATTAGACGGTAAAGTTATACAGGCGAAAAGCGTCTTAGTGATTGGCCATACGCAGTCAAATGAGGATATTAAAAACCTCAGTGATTTTCTAGACAATGATGTACTTGGCTTTAACGGTAATGACCCAGTTGCTCTGCTTAAAGGTAACGATGTACATGATGTAATCGGTGATATGGGCGGAAATGATTTTGCCAAAGATGTCACCTTAACGCGCAGCCAAGATGATTTTTCTCCTTCTTCTCATTACCAAGCCTCAAATTGGCTAGAGTCAGATAAAAATGATATTCAAGGTTTGGGTGAGCTTAATGGCGGTCAAGCACCAGAGCCGTTTGCATGCGAGCAAGACGGTCATGAGCCAGTCTTTACCTCAATTCAAGAGATTCAAGGTGAGGGCAGTCGCTCTCCACTGCTCAATAATGGTGCCTTTATCTCCGACGATGAGGTGTATGTAAAAGGCATAGTGAGCGCAGTTACTAGCAGTCTGACCAAAGGCTTTTACCTGCAAGCGCTTAACGATGATGGCAACCCGAAAACCTCAGAAGGCCTATTTGTTGAAACCAACCAATCTCAGTCTGAGCTTAAGCCAGGCGATCTAGTCTGTGTTAAAGGTAAAGTTCAGGAAAACTACCAGCAGACCCAGCTAAAAGCGGGGAAAAACGCATGGGTTAAGCAGGGAGAGCACACACCGCCAGTTGCAACTGAGATTGATATTTTGGCCGATGATGCCAGCTTTGAACAATCCCTTGAGCGCTATGAAGGTATGTTGGTTAAAACAAGTGCCAATCTTGATATGCGAGTCACGCGCACCTTTGGTTACGATTATGCGGCGAGTCGTAATAACATGGTACTGGCGCAAGGGGGCATCAATATGCACCCTAACCAAGCTTTTGCTGCCGGTTCAGATAAGGCTAAGCAGCAAAGCAAGGATAATAGCGAGCGACGTTTATTTATCGAATCTGACCATAAAGCGCCCAATGGCGTGATTCCTTATTACCCTGAATTTGGTGTCACCGACGCTGACCAAAATGGCTCGACCGAAGATTATATTCGCATTGGCGATACTATCGTTGGGCTTGAAGGGGTGCTGAGCTACAGCTATGGCGACTATCGCTTAATTACCACCAACACCTTAAGCAAAGACAATTTTATTCGCCGCTACCCACGTACTCAGCAACCAGAAGTTAAAGAAAAGGGCGATTTAAGAATCGCGACCTTTAATGTGCTCAATTATTTCAACTCTCCTTTTGGCGGAGACACTAACCCCAATGGCGGCAATCGAGGCGCTAAGACCTATCCTGAGTTTGAAATTCAGCAAGCCAAAATTGTTAATGCCATTTTGCGCCTGGATGCCGATATCATAGGTTTAATGGAAATTGAAAATAATGGCTTGGGCGAAAATGGCGCCATTGGCCAGCTTGTTGAGCAGTTAAACCAGCAGATTGATAACAAAAAAGATCGCTATAAGTTTGTCGCGCTTGATACCAATGGTGACGGTATCAAGGATAAAAATGATTATATTGGCACTGATGCGATTACCACAGGGGTGCTGTATCGTTTTAAATCCGTTGAGCTTCAAAGCTCACGAGTCATTGAGATGCCGAGCCAACAAGCCCCAGAAGTGCTTGATGATGATGGCAAGGTGATTGAAGATGGTAAGAATTACCAGCGCAATACACTCGCCCCTACCTTTAGGATAAAAAGCAAAGACCAAAAGCAAGATGCAGAGGAACGTATCACTGTCGCGGTTAACCACTTTAAATCAAAAGGCTCCAAATGTTGGGAAGACGCTGCGCCAATCGATGAAGGCGGTCAGGGTGGAAAAGACGTCGATCAGCAAGGCTCATGTGAGAACTTTCGCGTTGCCGCCGCAGTGGCACTAGGAGAGGCGCTTGAAGATATTCCTGGCCATAAAGTGATATTGGGTGATTTAAATGCTTACGGTAAAGAAGACCCTATGCTGGTTTTAACCGATTACAGCCAAAAGCAATATGGCAAAGTGATTAAAGCGGCGCGCAATACTTATATTGGCGGTGTTGAGCAATTTGGCGATCAGGGCGAGGTTATTCATCACAGCTATGGTTACATTAATGCGGTGGCCGCTAAACATCCAAATAATTGGAGCTTTTCATACAATGATGAAGTGGGCGCGCTTGACCATATATTGATAAGCCCAAGTCTTGAAAAGTATGTGGTCGATGCCACTGAATGGCATATTAATGGCGGTGAATCGACTCTGTTTGAATACAGTGATAGATACACAGGTGATTTGCCAAAATATACCGACCACTTTCGTTCATCAGATCACGACCCAGCGGTACTTGAGCTAAAAATGGCCGGCTCATTTGGCCTTGGCGCAATCGTATCTTTATTTGGTCTAGCCCTATGGCGCAGACGTAAATAG
- a CDS encoding FxsA family protein, whose protein sequence is MFAIVFLIFVLVPVIEISLFISVGDYLGLWPTIAMVFLTAFLGASLVRSQGLQTLLSVQSRLKQGELPAQQILEGVLLAVAGVLLFIPGFLTDTLGMIVLLPAPRRALAKYLMTKMVVKASAEFGSHQFRQDGFGHNQDNDGHTFEGEYERKEDDNNNHLNKP, encoded by the coding sequence GTGTTTGCTATCGTATTCTTAATATTTGTATTGGTTCCTGTTATCGAGATAAGTTTGTTTATCTCAGTAGGCGATTATCTTGGCTTATGGCCAACCATCGCCATGGTCTTTTTGACCGCATTTCTGGGGGCCTCTTTAGTGCGTAGTCAAGGATTACAAACCTTACTCTCAGTGCAAAGCAGGCTTAAGCAAGGAGAGCTACCGGCACAGCAAATTCTAGAAGGTGTGTTGCTTGCCGTCGCTGGGGTGTTGCTTTTTATTCCAGGCTTTTTAACTGATACGCTGGGCATGATAGTCCTATTGCCTGCGCCGCGCCGCGCTTTAGCCAAGTATCTGATGACCAAAATGGTGGTAAAAGCCTCCGCAGAGTTTGGCTCTCATCAGTTCCGGCAAGATGGCTTTGGCCACAACCAAGATAATGATGGCCATACATTTGAAGGTGAATATGAGCGCAAAGAAGACGACAACAATAACCACCTCAATAAGCCCTAA
- a CDS encoding YfcC family protein produces the protein MTAQIDPSGKKTGFFARLKFPSAYSILFILIAFVALLTWVIPAGQYQREMNQDLGREVPITGTYQTVEANPQGIADVFLAPIDGFYDHQSYQAAAIDVSLFILVMGGFLGLVTATGAIDAGIERVTHALHGREEMMIPILMALFAAGGTIYGMAEESLPFYSLLVPVMMAARFDPVVAAAIILLGAGIGVLGSTINPFATVIAANASGIPFTDGILLRAAILVIGWFICVAYVMRYARLVRSDQSKSIVYDQYEENKQRFLGQRSEESIEFTGRHKAILCIFGASFAVMIYGVSVAGWWMAEISAMFLAAAVLVGLVAGMSEENFIHNFIDGARDLLGVALIIGIARGIVVVMDNGMITDTILNSAEQTVTGLSSVVFINVMFFLEILLSFLVPSTSGLAVLTMPIMAPLADFAGVGRDLVITAYQSASGLVNLITPTSAVVMGGLAIARVPYIRWIKWVAPLLGILTIFCVIMISIGAMF, from the coding sequence ATGACAGCACAAATTGATCCAAGTGGCAAAAAAACGGGCTTCTTTGCCAGACTCAAGTTTCCATCCGCCTACAGCATACTTTTTATATTAATTGCCTTCGTCGCACTGCTGACATGGGTGATCCCTGCTGGTCAATATCAACGCGAAATGAACCAGGATTTAGGCCGTGAGGTACCCATAACTGGGACATACCAAACCGTCGAAGCCAATCCGCAAGGCATAGCGGATGTCTTTCTTGCACCTATAGATGGCTTTTACGATCACCAAAGTTATCAAGCGGCTGCTATCGATGTTTCTCTATTTATTCTGGTTATGGGTGGGTTTCTTGGTCTTGTCACAGCAACAGGCGCCATTGATGCCGGAATAGAGCGAGTGACTCATGCCTTGCACGGCCGAGAAGAGATGATGATCCCTATATTGATGGCGTTATTTGCTGCAGGTGGCACAATTTATGGTATGGCAGAAGAATCATTGCCTTTCTATTCTCTGCTAGTTCCGGTCATGATGGCTGCACGCTTTGACCCTGTTGTGGCTGCCGCAATCATATTACTCGGAGCAGGAATTGGTGTACTTGGCTCGACTATTAACCCTTTTGCCACCGTCATCGCTGCTAACGCATCAGGCATCCCGTTTACTGACGGTATATTGCTGCGCGCAGCAATATTAGTCATTGGTTGGTTTATCTGTGTCGCTTATGTTATGCGTTATGCGCGTCTAGTACGCAGCGATCAAAGCAAGTCCATTGTCTATGACCAATATGAGGAAAATAAACAAAGGTTTCTTGGTCAGAGAAGTGAAGAATCTATTGAGTTCACAGGCCGCCATAAAGCAATCCTATGCATATTTGGCGCTTCCTTCGCGGTCATGATCTACGGTGTTTCAGTCGCTGGGTGGTGGATGGCCGAAATATCAGCCATGTTCCTTGCTGCCGCTGTGTTAGTTGGCTTAGTTGCCGGCATGAGTGAAGAAAATTTTATCCATAACTTTATTGATGGTGCGCGTGACTTACTCGGCGTAGCACTTATTATTGGTATTGCTCGTGGTATCGTGGTTGTGATGGATAACGGAATGATCACAGACACTATTCTAAACTCTGCTGAGCAGACAGTGACAGGTTTGTCTTCTGTTGTGTTCATCAACGTAATGTTCTTTTTGGAAATTTTACTTTCTTTCCTTGTTCCCTCGACCTCAGGACTTGCCGTGCTAACCATGCCAATCATGGCGCCTCTGGCCGACTTTGCAGGAGTAGGACGAGATCTTGTCATTACCGCATACCAATCAGCATCCGGACTAGTCAACTTAATCACACCGACTTCTGCGGTCGTAATGGGAGGACTTGCAATAGCACGCGTCCCATATATTCGCTGGATAAAGTGGGTCGCGCCACTGCTGGGTATACTTACCATCTTCTGCGTTATCATGATAAGTATCGGTGCCATGTTCTAA
- the aspA gene encoding aspartate ammonia-lyase: MASLNDTLHPANTTRIEEDLLGERHVPADAYYGIHTLRAIENFNISNVTISDVPEFVRGMVMTKKAAALANSELGVLPKEIAQYIVEACDLILDTGKCMDQFPSDVFQGGAGTSVNMNTNEVIANVALEIMGKEKGQYQFINPNDHVNKSQSTNCAYPTGFRIAVYNSVQTLIEAIEYLKGAFALKSKEFKGVLKMGRTQLQDAVPMTVGQEFHAWSVTLNEEIRALEYTSKLLLEINLGATAIGTGLNAAQGYQQLAVKHLAQVTGLDVVPAEDLIEATSDCGAYVMTHGALKRLAVKLSKICNDLRLLSSGPRAGINELNLPELQAGSSIMPAKVNPVVPEVVNQVCFKVLGNDNTISFAAEGGQLQLNVMEPVIAQSMFESISLLANACINLRDKCIDGITVNKEVCEGYVYNSIGIVTYLNPYIGHHEGDIVGKICAETGKSVREVVLERGLLSEEELDDILNVENFMHPKYKAKRYQ; this comes from the coding sequence ATGGCTAGCCTAAATGATACCCTACACCCAGCGAACACAACCCGTATTGAAGAAGATCTTCTCGGTGAGCGACACGTTCCCGCTGATGCTTACTACGGCATCCATACCTTGCGCGCAATTGAGAACTTCAATATTTCTAACGTGACCATTTCCGATGTGCCTGAGTTTGTTCGTGGTATGGTAATGACCAAAAAAGCGGCAGCGCTTGCTAATAGCGAGCTTGGTGTTCTACCAAAAGAAATCGCTCAATACATAGTTGAGGCATGTGATTTGATCCTAGACACAGGCAAATGTATGGATCAGTTCCCATCGGACGTGTTCCAAGGTGGGGCTGGAACCTCGGTCAATATGAATACCAATGAAGTAATTGCCAATGTTGCATTGGAGATCATGGGCAAAGAAAAAGGGCAATATCAGTTTATTAACCCTAATGATCACGTTAACAAGAGCCAGTCGACCAACTGCGCCTACCCAACGGGTTTTCGTATCGCAGTTTATAACAGTGTCCAGACGCTTATCGAAGCAATAGAATACTTAAAAGGCGCATTTGCACTAAAAAGCAAAGAGTTTAAAGGCGTACTAAAAATGGGCCGTACTCAGCTTCAAGACGCTGTGCCTATGACAGTTGGACAAGAGTTTCATGCCTGGTCTGTGACCTTAAATGAAGAAATTCGTGCGCTTGAATATACATCTAAACTCTTGCTTGAAATTAACTTAGGCGCGACGGCAATTGGTACTGGTCTCAATGCCGCGCAAGGCTACCAGCAATTGGCAGTGAAGCATTTGGCACAAGTTACTGGGTTGGATGTGGTACCGGCAGAAGATCTTATTGAAGCAACCTCAGACTGCGGCGCTTATGTAATGACCCATGGCGCACTAAAACGCCTCGCGGTTAAATTGTCTAAAATCTGTAACGACTTACGTCTTCTATCTTCTGGTCCTCGCGCTGGTATTAATGAGCTCAACTTACCAGAGCTGCAAGCTGGCTCGTCAATTATGCCCGCTAAAGTTAACCCTGTGGTTCCTGAAGTGGTCAACCAAGTGTGTTTTAAAGTGCTGGGCAATGACAACACGATTTCGTTTGCAGCAGAAGGTGGCCAATTGCAGCTTAATGTCATGGAGCCTGTAATTGCTCAGAGCATGTTTGAGTCCATTTCTTTACTTGCCAATGCGTGTATTAATCTGCGTGACAAGTGTATCGATGGCATCACAGTTAATAAAGAAGTGTGCGAGGGATACGTCTATAACTCCATTGGCATAGTCACTTACCTAAACCCGTACATTGGCCACCATGAAGGCGATATTGTCGGTAAAATCTGCGCAGAAACAGGCAAGAGCGTGAGAGAAGTCGTGCTTGAGCGAGGCCTACTCAGCGAAGAAGAACTCGATGATATCCTCAACGTCGAAAACTTCATGCATCCCAAATACAAAGCAAAGCGCTATCAATAA
- a CDS encoding anaerobic C4-dicarboxylate transporter gives MIMLELFVVLLFIFLGARIGGIGIGFAGGAGVIALSFVLGVPTSQTYIPVDVILIIMSVITAIAAMQVAGGMDWLVQLAENFLRKHPERITFYAPIVTFLMTLMAGTGHTAFSTLPVIAEVAKGQGVRPSRPLSIAVVASQIAITASPISAAVVAFSSMLAPKGIDYLTLLAVCIPTTFIACMIGAFVANFMGSELKDDPIYQQRLEQGLVKLAPQKQRDILPTAKTATYIFLIAIAFVVCYAAAISTSVGLITDPALGRNEAIMAVMLTAAAAIVLFTKIDASKIPSASTFRSGMTACVCVLGVAWLGSTFVNAHVEGIKEVAGGLLSDYPWMLAIVLFFASMLLYSQGATTVALMPAALAIGVAPLTAVASFAAVSALFVLPTYPTLLAAVEMDDTGSTRIGNYVFNHPFFIPGVVTITSAVALGFTLGGVLI, from the coding sequence ATGATTATGCTTGAGCTATTTGTCGTCCTGCTCTTCATCTTCCTCGGAGCGCGCATTGGTGGTATTGGGATTGGCTTTGCTGGCGGCGCTGGCGTCATCGCACTGTCCTTTGTTCTGGGCGTGCCTACCAGTCAGACTTACATACCTGTTGATGTCATCTTGATCATAATGTCAGTCATTACTGCCATTGCAGCAATGCAAGTTGCAGGGGGTATGGATTGGCTGGTTCAATTGGCGGAAAATTTTCTTCGTAAGCACCCAGAGCGGATAACTTTTTATGCGCCCATTGTAACCTTTTTAATGACTTTGATGGCAGGTACGGGCCACACGGCATTCTCGACCCTACCGGTTATCGCCGAAGTGGCCAAGGGTCAAGGCGTTCGCCCATCTAGGCCATTGTCAATTGCCGTTGTCGCATCACAAATCGCGATTACCGCTTCACCCATATCCGCCGCTGTGGTTGCATTCTCATCCATGCTCGCGCCAAAAGGGATTGATTATCTGACCTTACTTGCTGTGTGTATCCCAACCACTTTCATCGCTTGTATGATAGGTGCATTTGTTGCCAACTTCATGGGTAGTGAGTTAAAAGATGATCCCATCTACCAGCAGCGTTTAGAGCAAGGTCTAGTTAAGTTAGCACCGCAAAAGCAGCGTGATATTTTACCAACCGCTAAAACGGCAACCTATATATTCCTCATCGCGATTGCATTTGTTGTGTGCTACGCAGCTGCCATCTCAACATCAGTAGGACTGATTACCGACCCAGCGCTTGGGCGCAACGAAGCCATTATGGCAGTGATGTTAACCGCGGCAGCAGCGATTGTGCTCTTCACTAAGATTGATGCTTCAAAAATCCCCAGCGCGTCGACATTTCGCTCAGGAATGACGGCATGTGTTTGCGTTCTTGGCGTGGCATGGCTGGGCTCTACTTTTGTCAACGCCCATGTGGAAGGCATTAAAGAGGTGGCTGGGGGGTTATTGAGTGACTATCCTTGGATGCTAGCAATTGTATTATTTTTTGCTTCCATGCTACTTTACTCTCAAGGGGCAACCACGGTCGCTTTAATGCCAGCAGCACTGGCAATAGGTGTCGCGCCGCTCACCGCAGTGGCTTCGTTTGCTGCCGTCAGTGCTTTATTCGTCCTACCTACCTACCCAACCTTGCTCGCTGCGGTAGAAATGGATGACACAGGCTCGACTCGGATCGGCAATTATGTCTTTAACCATCCCTTTTTTATCCCAGGCGTTGTGACCATTACTTCTGCTGTTGCACTGGGCTTCACCTTGGGAGGGGTCCTTATTTAG
- the argF gene encoding ornithine carbamoyltransferase — MAFNLRNRNFLKLLDFTPREIRHFLDLSIELKKAKYNGYEQPRLKGKNIALIFEKTSTRTRCAFEVAAFDQGAQVSYLGPTGSQIGHKESMKDTARVLGRMYDGIEYRGFGQEIVEELGSYAGVPVWNGLTNEFHPTQILADFLTMMEHGRGKQLHQMAFAYLGDARNNMGNSLMVGAAKMGMDIRLVAPKQFWPHEDLVAQCREIAQSTNAKITLTEDINEGVLGCDFLYTDVWVSMGEAKEAWAERIALMLPYQVNMQTLKATQNQNVKFMHCLPAFHGEDTKIGKQLADEYSELKQGCEVTDEVIESDYSIVFDQAENRMHTIKAVMVATLGD; from the coding sequence ATGGCTTTCAATCTTCGTAACCGCAACTTCCTAAAGCTTCTCGACTTCACTCCGAGAGAGATACGACATTTTCTCGATCTCTCGATAGAGCTCAAAAAGGCCAAATATAATGGCTATGAGCAGCCTAGATTGAAAGGAAAGAATATCGCCTTAATTTTTGAGAAAACCTCAACTCGCACTCGATGTGCTTTTGAAGTTGCCGCTTTTGACCAAGGTGCACAAGTCTCTTATTTAGGCCCCACAGGATCGCAGATTGGCCACAAAGAGTCGATGAAAGACACCGCCAGAGTGCTAGGGCGCATGTATGACGGGATTGAATATAGGGGTTTCGGCCAAGAGATTGTCGAAGAGTTGGGTTCCTATGCTGGTGTACCTGTCTGGAATGGACTGACGAATGAATTTCACCCAACCCAAATACTGGCAGATTTTTTAACCATGATGGAACATGGCCGTGGTAAGCAACTTCACCAAATGGCATTTGCCTACTTGGGAGATGCCCGCAATAACATGGGCAACTCTCTTATGGTCGGCGCGGCCAAAATGGGCATGGACATCCGTCTTGTAGCGCCAAAACAATTTTGGCCACATGAGGATTTAGTTGCGCAGTGCCGTGAAATAGCTCAATCAACGAACGCAAAAATTACCTTAACCGAAGACATTAATGAAGGCGTGCTTGGTTGCGACTTTCTTTATACCGATGTATGGGTGTCAATGGGGGAAGCGAAGGAGGCATGGGCAGAACGTATTGCTCTAATGCTGCCTTATCAAGTTAATATGCAAACCCTCAAAGCCACTCAAAACCAAAATGTGAAATTTATGCACTGCCTACCGGCGTTTCATGGCGAAGATACCAAAATTGGTAAACAACTGGCAGATGAATACTCTGAACTAAAACAAGGCTGTGAAGTCACTGACGAAGTGATTGAATCGGACTACTCGATTGTTTTTGATCAGGCAGAAAACCGCATGCACACCATAAAAGCGGTAATGGTCGCAACCCTAGGAGACTAA
- the arcC gene encoding carbamate kinase: MNKQTVVIALGGNALLRRGEPLEAGVQRHNIQIAVKAICEVAQNYKVVLVHGNGPQVGLLALQGLEYKQVAPYPLDVLGSETQGMIGYMLMQEFKNQMPDINATCMLTQMTVDPNDPAFLNPTKPIGPIYTQDEARTLAEKYNWTIKPDGDHFRRVVPSPEPTGIIEHQAITTLIEHGHLVICTGGGGIPVQYDNGQLVGVEAVIDKDMSAALLAKQLHADALLILTDTDAVYHDWGKSSQRALRNTTPSELSQYQFEQGSMGPKIQASCEFIKQGGKVVGIGALEDGLRILQGLAGTSITQG, encoded by the coding sequence ATGAACAAACAAACGGTCGTCATTGCACTTGGTGGCAACGCACTTCTTCGTCGCGGCGAGCCTTTAGAAGCAGGGGTTCAGCGTCACAACATACAAATTGCTGTTAAGGCGATCTGCGAAGTCGCACAAAATTACAAAGTCGTGCTCGTACATGGAAACGGCCCTCAAGTAGGTTTATTGGCTCTACAAGGCTTGGAATATAAGCAAGTTGCTCCTTATCCGCTTGATGTACTAGGGAGCGAAACCCAAGGCATGATCGGTTATATGTTAATGCAAGAATTTAAGAACCAGATGCCAGACATCAATGCGACCTGCATGCTAACGCAAATGACGGTCGATCCAAACGATCCTGCTTTTCTTAATCCCACCAAACCCATTGGGCCAATTTATACTCAGGATGAGGCGCGAACGCTGGCCGAGAAATATAATTGGACCATCAAACCCGACGGTGATCATTTTCGCCGCGTTGTCCCAAGCCCTGAGCCAACAGGGATCATCGAACATCAAGCGATTACCACTCTGATTGAGCATGGCCACCTGGTGATATGCACTGGCGGCGGGGGAATTCCAGTCCAATATGATAATGGGCAGTTAGTCGGTGTCGAAGCGGTAATTGATAAAGATATGTCAGCGGCTTTGCTAGCAAAACAGTTACATGCTGATGCCCTGTTAATCTTAACCGATACAGATGCCGTCTATCATGATTGGGGTAAAAGTAGCCAGCGAGCATTAAGAAACACAACACCAAGCGAGTTAAGCCAATATCAGTTTGAGCAAGGATCTATGGGGCCCAAGATTCAAGCATCATGTGAATTTATTAAACAGGGAGGAAAAGTGGTGGGTATTGGCGCTCTAGAAGACGGTTTGCGCATTCTTCAAGGACTCGCAGGGACTTCTATCACTCAAGGTTAA